The following proteins are encoded in a genomic region of Amia ocellicauda isolate fAmiCal2 chromosome 6, fAmiCal2.hap1, whole genome shotgun sequence:
- the LOC136750877 gene encoding 5-hydroxytryptamine receptor 1F — MNSSNYTNDTVSSAVVSKILISLSLSLLAVLTTAINSLVIAAIIVTRKLHHPANYLICSLAVTDFLVAILVMPFSIVYIVKESWIMGQVVCNIWLSVDITCCTCSILHLAAIALDRYRAITDAVEYSRKRTPKHAAIMITVVWVISIFISMPPLFWRQQIKSEEDECIIKHNHIAFTIYTTFGAFYIPLALILILYYKIYRAAKTLYHRRSVSRIAKEEMNGNMLPECTDKSLKGNPGLCPPEKSYSEPSTEGDRVHITIKSSKGESCREKSWRRQKISCTREKKAATTLGLILGAFVICWLPFFLKELIVNVCSTCTTTHIVADFLTWLGYLNSLINPLIYTIFNEDFKKAFQKLIRCRHYL, encoded by the coding sequence ATGAATTCATCCAACTACACCAATGACACCGTCTCCTCGGCGGTCGTATCCAAGATCCTGatctccctgtccctgtccctgctAGCAGTCCTGACCACGGCCATCAACTCCCTGGTCATCGCGGCCATCATCGTCACCAGGAAGCTGCACCACCCGGCCAACTACCTGATCTGTTCACTGGCCGTCACGGACTTCCTGGTGGCCATCCTGGTGATGCCCTTCAGCATCGTTTACATCGTGAAGGAGTCCTGGATTATGGGCCAGGTGGTGTGCAACATCTGGCTGAGCGTGGACATCACCTGCTGCACCTGCTCCATCCTACACCTGGCCGCCATCGCCCTGGACCGCTACCGGGCCATCACGGATGCCGTGGAGTACTCCCGCAAACGGACGCCCAAGCACGCGGCCATCATGATCACTGTGGTGTGGGTCATCTCCATCTTCATCTCCATGCCCCCACTGTTCTGGAGGCAGCAGATCAAGAGCGAGGAGGACGAGTGTATCATCAAGCACAATCACATTGCCTTCACCATCTACACCACGTTTGGGGCCTTCTACATCCCCCTGGCGCTCATCCTCATCCTCTACTACAAGATCTACAGGGCGGCCAAGACCCTGTATCACAGGAGGAGCGTCAGCCGCATTGCCAAGGAGGAGATGAACGGCAACATGCTGCCAGAGTGCACAGACAAGAGCCTGAAGGGCAACCCCGGCCTGTGCCCGCCGGAGAAGTCCTACTCGGAGCCCTCAACAGAGGGAGATCGTGTCCACATCACCATCAAGAGCTCCAAAGGCGAGTCCTGTCGGGAGAagtcctggaggaggcagaAGATCTCATGCACACGGGAGAAGAAGGCAGCCACCACACTGGGGTTGATCCTGGGGGCTTTCGTGATCTGCTGGCTGCCCTTCTTCCTGAAGGAGCTCATCGTCAATGTGTGCTCCACGTGCACCACGACCCACATAGTGGCCGACTTCCTGACGTGGCTGGGATACCTCAATTCCCTCATCAACCCGCTCATCTACACCATCTTCAACGAGGACTTCAAGAAGGCCTTCCAGAAGCTCATCAGGTGCAGACACTACCTTTGA
- the cldng gene encoding claudin-like protein ZF-A9, which produces MASTGLQILAVALGVLGWLGVIVACVLPLWRVTAFTGNNIVTAQVFWEGLWMSCAVQSTGQMQCKVYDSMLALSQDLQASRALLVIGILVGVVGLLASVVGGKCTKCMEGGSTKARVTLMSGVLFLVAGLLCLVPPCWSANRIIRDFYDPLVSQEQKRELGAAIFICWASSGLLLTGGSLLCCSACEKEGGDVARYKLAHVEGTSREYVGT; this is translated from the coding sequence ATGGCATCTACTGGTCTACAGATCCTGGCTGTGGCGCTGGGGGTGCTGGGCTGGCTGGGGGTCATCGTGGCCTGTGTCCTGCCATTGTGGCGCGTCACCGCTTTCACCGGCAACAACATCGTGACGGCGCAGGTGTTCTGGGAGGGGCTGTGGATGAGCTGTGCTGTGCAGAGTACAGGGCAGATGCAGTGCAAGGTCTACGACTCCATGCTGGCTCTGTCACAGGACCTGCAGGCCTCCCGGGCGCTCCTGGTCATCGGCATCCTGGTGGGCGTGGTGGGGCTGCTGGCCAGCGTTGTGGGGGGCAAGTGTACCAAGTGCATGGAGGGTGGCTCCACCAAGGCCCGGGTCACACTGATGTCTGGGGTCTTGTTCCTAGTTGCTGGGCTGCTCTGCCTGGTGCCGCCCTGCTGGTCGGCCAACAGGATCATCCGGGATTTCTACGACCCCTTGGTTTCCCAGGAGCAGAAGCGTGAGCTCGGCGCGGCCATCTTCATCTGCTGGGCCTCCTCCGGCCTGCTCCTGACGGGCGGCAGTCTGTTGTGCTGCTCCGCCTGCGAGAAGGAAGGTGGCGACGTGGCTCGGTACAAGCTGGCCCACGTGGAAGGCACGAGCAGGGAGTACGTTGGCACCTGA